Proteins co-encoded in one Desulfoplanes formicivorans genomic window:
- a CDS encoding ABC transporter permease, whose amino-acid sequence MNFFTDSLLSALTLMRDFDPELVEIVGVSLKVSLSSTLLAACLGIPLGFAVGIREFPGKRTVVTLLNTLLALPTVVIALFVYSFISRRGILGALDLLYTPKAIIIGQVLLILPVVATFTLSAISRIDARYRQTAMTLGATRFQTALVILREARFGIMAAVVAAFGRVISEIGISMMLGGNARGFTRTMTTAMALEYDKGEFVLAVALGLVLMSISLLVNVILNLFQGRGRN is encoded by the coding sequence ATGAATTTCTTCACCGACAGTCTCCTTTCCGCCCTGACCCTGATGCGGGATTTCGACCCCGAGCTGGTCGAAATCGTAGGGGTATCCCTCAAGGTCAGTCTTTCCTCGACCCTGCTGGCCGCCTGCCTTGGCATCCCCCTGGGCTTTGCCGTGGGCATCAGGGAGTTCCCTGGTAAACGAACCGTGGTCACCCTGCTCAACACCCTGCTGGCCCTGCCCACCGTGGTCATCGCCCTGTTCGTGTACTCGTTCATTTCCAGGCGGGGCATCCTTGGAGCCTTGGATCTGCTTTACACTCCCAAGGCGATCATCATCGGCCAGGTTCTGCTCATTCTCCCGGTTGTGGCCACCTTCACCCTGTCGGCCATCAGCCGCATTGATGCCAGGTATCGCCAAACAGCCATGACCTTGGGAGCAACACGATTTCAAACAGCCCTGGTCATCCTGCGTGAGGCCCGCTTCGGCATCATGGCCGCTGTGGTGGCGGCCTTTGGGCGGGTTATCTCGGAAATCGGAATCAGCATGATGCTGGGCGGCAATGCCAGAGGGTTCACCAGAACCATGACCACGGCCATGGCCCTGGAATATGACAAGGGCGAATTCGTCCTGGCTGTGGCCCTGGGGTTGGTGCTCATGTCCATCAGTCTTCTGGTCAACGTCATCCTGAATCTTTTCCAAGGCCGGGGGAGGAACTGA
- a CDS encoding ATP-binding cassette domain-containing protein, with the protein MLYAARNLRKTYGERTVLDIDELHIQAGNIYGLLGPNGSGKSTLLSLLAFLDTPSSGNLWYRGNLVRSHPNELLALRREVILVDQHPILFSTSVFKNVEFGLKVRGIPARQRKRIVEESLDLVGMRAFIHERSHHLSGGETQRLAIARALACSPRVLLFDEPTASVDVENQIAIENIIHEVHQEKNMSIILCTHDMLQVSRLAQETIFLFDGRRSASTHENIFSAQVYEQDGMPLAKLTDQIAVPLASSVQGKIKLAIAPQSIKLFPVTAQAGKPQRITGTVMQLTREGRHIRALVDMGVPLSVRIPLREFTSLSICVGDRVLVDCPAHGVSILSRDG; encoded by the coding sequence ATGCTCTATGCAGCGCGCAATCTGCGCAAGACCTATGGTGAACGGACCGTCCTTGACATCGACGAGCTGCACATCCAGGCAGGAAACATCTACGGGCTCCTCGGTCCCAACGGTTCGGGCAAATCCACCCTGCTTTCCCTGCTCGCCTTTCTGGACACCCCGTCAAGCGGCAACCTCTGGTACCGGGGCAACCTGGTGCGCTCACATCCCAACGAACTGCTTGCCCTGCGCCGGGAAGTCATCCTGGTTGACCAGCACCCCATCCTGTTCAGTACATCGGTTTTCAAAAATGTGGAATTCGGCCTCAAGGTCAGAGGCATACCCGCCCGGCAACGCAAGCGCATTGTGGAGGAAAGCCTTGATCTCGTGGGCATGCGCGCCTTCATCCACGAGCGAAGTCACCACCTTTCAGGAGGAGAAACCCAACGGCTGGCCATTGCCCGGGCCCTTGCCTGCTCCCCCAGGGTTCTTTTGTTCGACGAACCAACAGCCAGTGTGGACGTGGAAAACCAGATCGCCATTGAAAATATCATCCATGAGGTACACCAGGAAAAAAACATGTCCATCATCCTGTGCACCCACGACATGCTGCAGGTTTCCAGGCTGGCCCAGGAAACCATCTTTCTCTTTGACGGCCGCAGGAGCGCTTCGACTCACGAAAACATTTTCAGCGCCCAGGTCTATGAACAGGATGGCATGCCTCTTGCCAAGCTGACCGACCAGATTGCCGTTCCCCTTGCAAGCAGCGTCCAGGGCAAGATCAAGCTGGCCATAGCCCCCCAGTCCATCAAACTCTTTCCAGTTACAGCCCAGGCCGGTAAACCCCAAAGGATAACGGGCACGGTCATGCAGCTTACCCGCGAAGGAAGGCACATCCGCGCCCTTGTGGACATGGGCGTTCCCCTAAGCGTGCGCATTCCCCTTCGCGAGTTCACCTCCCTGAGCATTTGCGTGGGCGACAGGGTTCTGGTGGACTGTCCCGCCCACGGCGTGAGCATCCTGAGCCGGGATGGCTGA
- a CDS encoding amino acid kinase family protein — translation MSLVREKDGKRLHVKSRLMGESLVSKKFLETLEVAPQERLYPDVCLLKVGGQSVCDRGAKALPAIAREIADNRSKHKMLITTGGGTRSRHIYTIGLELGMPTGVIAKFGSTISDQNALMLATLLSPWGGVKISHSDIVKLPAYFAENIIPVMHGMPPYDYFAMRPKTGRIPIHRTDVGLVLIADLIGSRNIIFVKDENGLYTDDPKKNPNARFIPKIGAKELMDMDQDDLVIERPCLDIIQNSEVIDQVQIINGLVPGNLTRALNGEHVGTIIYRQ, via the coding sequence ATGTCACTTGTACGAGAAAAAGACGGCAAAAGACTGCATGTCAAAAGCAGGCTCATGGGAGAGAGTCTGGTCAGCAAAAAGTTTCTCGAAACCCTGGAAGTGGCCCCCCAGGAACGACTGTATCCGGACGTCTGCCTCCTGAAGGTCGGCGGCCAGTCCGTGTGTGACAGGGGAGCCAAGGCACTGCCCGCCATTGCCCGGGAAATCGCGGACAACCGGAGCAAACACAAGATGCTCATCACAACGGGAGGAGGCACCAGAAGCCGGCATATCTACACCATCGGTCTGGAGCTGGGCATGCCCACGGGAGTCATTGCCAAGTTCGGAAGCACCATTTCCGACCAGAACGCCCTCATGCTGGCCACCCTTCTTTCCCCCTGGGGTGGCGTGAAGATCTCCCACAGCGACATTGTCAAACTCCCGGCGTATTTTGCCGAAAACATCATTCCGGTCATGCACGGCATGCCCCCGTACGACTATTTTGCCATGCGCCCCAAGACCGGACGTATCCCCATCCACCGGACCGATGTAGGTCTTGTTCTCATTGCCGATCTCATCGGTTCCCGAAACATCATCTTTGTCAAGGATGAAAACGGATTGTATACGGATGATCCCAAGAAGAACCCGAATGCCCGATTCATTCCCAAGATAGGAGCCAAGGAGCTCATGGACATGGATCAGGACGATCTGGTCATTGAACGCCCCTGCCTGGACATCATTCAAAACAGTGAAGTCATTGATCAGGTTCAGATCATTAACGGCCTGGTTCCCGGCAACCTGACCAGGGCACTCAACGGCGAGCACGTGGGAACGATCATCTACCGGCAGTAA
- the der gene encoding ribosome biogenesis GTPase Der — translation MTASLPLVAIVGRPNVGKSSLFNRILRQKKAITHDRSGVTRDSLFGEVTHLEKPFTMVDTGGLVLETPQELEEEILEQAREAIYAADLILFVVDGRQGLTGMDEDVCAYLRQSGKDVVLVVNKVDGPELEETLATEFYALGFPLTCVSAAHGFGISVLQDLIEERLPVVAAEEKDPRPRLAMAMLGRPNAGKSSLINALVGTNRLIVSPVAGTTRDSVDVSFVREGTRYVFVDTAGIRRRTRIDDDLEQYSVIRALQAARRADVVVFVLDGSQELSAQDKRLISYLDREKIPFIVAVNKTDLIPRYELRTRQQDIRDALAFCGHAPLIFISALKQRGVNKIVPLAGKLVKQCMARIGTGELNRLVKMVTERHQPPMVKGRRLKMYYLTQAKSTPPTFVFFVNDPALVKPSYAKYLENQLRKFFRLDMVPLKIVFRGSHAKKR, via the coding sequence ATGACTGCTTCTCTCCCCCTTGTTGCCATTGTTGGGCGTCCCAATGTGGGCAAATCTTCCCTGTTCAACCGGATCCTGCGTCAGAAAAAGGCCATCACCCATGATCGATCCGGGGTAACCCGTGATTCCCTTTTCGGGGAAGTGACCCATCTGGAAAAACCCTTCACCATGGTCGATACCGGAGGTCTCGTTCTGGAGACCCCGCAGGAACTGGAGGAGGAAATCCTGGAACAGGCCAGGGAGGCCATTTATGCAGCAGATCTGATCCTGTTTGTTGTGGACGGCAGGCAAGGTCTTACGGGCATGGACGAGGATGTATGCGCCTATTTGCGTCAAAGCGGCAAGGATGTTGTGCTGGTGGTGAACAAGGTCGACGGGCCCGAGCTTGAGGAAACGCTGGCAACCGAATTTTATGCATTGGGTTTTCCCCTGACCTGTGTGTCTGCGGCCCACGGGTTTGGTATCTCCGTGCTGCAGGATCTGATTGAGGAGCGTTTGCCGGTGGTGGCGGCTGAGGAGAAAGATCCCCGGCCGCGCCTGGCCATGGCCATGCTTGGTCGGCCCAATGCGGGCAAGTCCTCGCTGATCAACGCCCTGGTGGGCACTAATCGTCTCATTGTCAGCCCGGTGGCCGGAACAACGCGTGACAGCGTGGATGTGTCCTTTGTCCGGGAAGGAACCAGATACGTGTTCGTGGATACCGCCGGTATACGAAGGCGGACCCGGATTGACGATGATCTGGAGCAGTACAGTGTGATCCGTGCCCTGCAGGCGGCCAGAAGGGCTGATGTGGTCGTTTTCGTATTGGATGGTTCCCAGGAACTCTCGGCACAGGACAAGCGGCTTATTTCCTATCTTGATCGGGAAAAGATCCCGTTTATTGTTGCCGTGAACAAGACGGATCTCATTCCCCGCTACGAGTTGAGAACCAGACAGCAGGATATCAGGGATGCCCTGGCCTTTTGCGGCCACGCACCCCTGATTTTCATTTCCGCCCTCAAACAGCGGGGCGTGAACAAGATTGTTCCCCTGGCTGGCAAGCTGGTCAAGCAATGTATGGCCCGCATCGGGACCGGCGAATTGAACCGTTTGGTCAAAATGGTCACCGAGCGGCACCAGCCGCCCATGGTCAAGGGGCGACGCCTCAAGATGTATTATCTGACCCAGGCCAAATCCACTCCCCCAACCTTTGTTTTTTTTGTCAATGATCCCGCCTTGGTCAAACCAAGCTATGCCAAGTATCTGGAAAATCAGCTTCGCAAGTTTTTCAGACTGGATATGGTGCCCCTGAAGATCGTTTTCCGGGGAAGCCATGCCAAAAAACGTTGA
- the cytX gene encoding putative hydroxymethylpyrimidine transporter CytX produces MDITTLPVTRRTLGGMDYFLLWSGVAVSLAEIWAGGFLAPMGLWAGLGAIILGHIIGNTLMAGCGILGSDHGVMAMTSLRPSFGIRGSILPAILNIIQLVGWAAIMLIISGHAGAMLARFAPVPSSERFWIILIGLGTLIWALLTEKPLWKTLQNTAVIGLLLVVCLMTVVSFKEIGVAAAVNRPVTMNFMTGLDLVIAMPISFMPLVADYARFARSTKTSFWNTWWGYFLVSSWMYVLGLVATLITGETDPGMLILRTMGSLGLAVPALLLVVFSTITSDFANLYSSTCSALNISDRIKPKTVIWASGILSILVALVFPMAQYESFLLFIGAMFVPVLGIVMTDYFLLNKRHMATEDLNRPHGPYWYFKGVNRAAILAWIAGFGVFQGLAAMNSPLGSSLPSILAAGIVYYLCMARSRA; encoded by the coding sequence ATGGACATTACTACCCTGCCTGTTACCCGCCGAACCCTCGGCGGCATGGATTATTTTCTTCTCTGGTCCGGCGTGGCCGTCTCCCTGGCCGAAATCTGGGCCGGAGGCTTTCTTGCTCCCATGGGACTGTGGGCCGGCCTGGGCGCCATCATCCTCGGCCACATCATTGGCAACACACTCATGGCCGGATGCGGCATCCTTGGTTCGGACCACGGGGTCATGGCCATGACCTCCCTGCGCCCGTCCTTTGGCATCCGGGGCTCCATACTGCCGGCCATTCTGAACATCATCCAGCTCGTGGGCTGGGCCGCCATCATGCTCATTATCAGCGGTCATGCCGGGGCCATGCTTGCCAGATTTGCCCCTGTTCCGTCATCAGAACGATTCTGGATCATCCTCATCGGTCTGGGCACCCTCATTTGGGCACTGCTCACGGAAAAACCCCTGTGGAAAACCTTGCAGAATACCGCAGTGATCGGCCTGCTCCTTGTGGTCTGTCTGATGACCGTGGTTTCGTTCAAGGAGATCGGCGTGGCCGCGGCCGTGAACAGACCCGTAACCATGAACTTCATGACCGGCCTTGACCTGGTCATTGCCATGCCCATTTCCTTTATGCCCCTGGTGGCTGATTACGCCCGGTTCGCCAGGAGCACCAAAACATCCTTCTGGAACACCTGGTGGGGCTATTTTCTGGTTTCTTCCTGGATGTACGTTCTCGGACTTGTGGCCACACTTATTACCGGCGAAACCGACCCGGGCATGCTCATTCTGCGAACCATGGGTTCTCTGGGCCTGGCCGTGCCTGCGCTGCTTTTGGTTGTCTTTTCCACCATCACTTCGGATTTTGCCAATCTCTACTCGTCCACCTGTTCGGCCCTGAACATCTCGGACAGGATCAAACCCAAAACCGTCATCTGGGCATCGGGTATCCTGTCCATTCTGGTAGCCCTTGTCTTTCCCATGGCCCAGTACGAGTCCTTTCTGCTGTTCATCGGAGCCATGTTCGTGCCAGTTCTGGGCATTGTCATGACCGATTATTTTCTGCTCAACAAACGTCACATGGCAACGGAGGACCTCAATCGACCCCATGGACCCTACTGGTATTTCAAGGGCGTCAACCGGGCCGCCATCCTGGCATGGATTGCAGGCTTCGGGGTCTTCCAGGGACTGGCAGCCATGAACTCACCCCTGGGTTCGTCTCTTCCCTCCATCCTGGCTGCCGGGATCGTTTATTACCTGTGCATGGCTCGTTCACGGGCCTGA
- a CDS encoding AsmA family protein has protein sequence MRWFLKIFLGILALFILAMALATILIDPDDLKPWLRTLVHQHTGLTLEIRKPLELSLFPRPELMARGVRLTVPGQPHNLPLVEAKQCVMGVSAWSIWSGGFDLSRIVIHGLTMDADLASQISPPDTQQTRSDSGPPSVTALPLAINHIQQLRITNATLTGLPDIFGTTRVLTIAELDVQGLGREVPAPARCRATCNNMALDLNGSLTLSRDLTTLLVQDIQARVTAPSPFLPTTSINTTLAGTLFLDPPNDRLVLRAVRATLPGLDILTSSTINWARPSWEGGVIVNAVFTQAARALGLAANNLTTLPRRVDLRTHFSLHPDTLALRDVHTVMDGQTLRGQARVSDFTRPSITFKAFGDHVNMGRYLPPAPDTDRTAEPPAWLKTARVRGSFSANRITLGSLVADNPQTLVRVNKGIVRIYPLKATIANGTMEANIRVNLNASPPTSTLRTHLKNIQIRDLVDTDQPSTALLGAMDMFFDLTWQDVPWRPHVATMHGQATIDAVNGTLVGVRIPGSKSPSPLTERMVPPGDIIPFSLLAARFDVESGVMKTRRFTLKNRSFTLTGRGTYDPGTDELGGILSLVNTTSRQTLQLQGSLNEPRLRRVPAP, from the coding sequence ATGCGCTGGTTCCTGAAAATCTTTCTGGGCATTTTGGCCCTTTTCATCCTGGCCATGGCCCTGGCCACCATCCTCATTGATCCCGACGATCTCAAGCCGTGGCTGCGCACACTGGTGCACCAGCACACCGGCCTTACCCTGGAAATCAGAAAACCGCTGGAGCTTTCCTTGTTTCCCCGCCCCGAACTCATGGCAAGGGGAGTACGTCTCACCGTGCCCGGTCAACCCCACAACCTGCCCCTTGTTGAAGCAAAACAATGCGTTATGGGCGTGTCTGCATGGTCCATATGGTCTGGCGGGTTTGATCTTTCGCGAATCGTCATTCACGGGCTGACCATGGATGCGGATCTGGCATCGCAGATCTCCCCGCCCGACACCCAGCAGACGCGGTCCGATTCCGGCCCGCCCTCTGTAACGGCCTTACCCCTTGCCATCAATCATATCCAGCAACTCCGCATCACCAACGCCACACTCACCGGGCTGCCGGACATATTCGGGACCACCCGCGTGCTGACCATCGCCGAACTGGACGTGCAGGGACTTGGCCGAGAGGTTCCTGCCCCAGCGCGATGTCGGGCAACCTGCAACAACATGGCCCTGGACCTGAACGGTTCACTGACCCTGTCCCGGGATCTGACCACCCTGCTTGTGCAAGACATCCAGGCCCGCGTGACTGCTCCCAGTCCGTTCCTGCCAACTACGTCAATCAACACGACCCTTGCGGGGACGCTTTTCCTTGACCCGCCCAACGACAGGCTGGTTTTGCGCGCCGTTCGCGCCACCCTTCCCGGGCTGGACATCCTGACATCCTCAACCATCAACTGGGCCCGGCCTTCCTGGGAAGGGGGCGTCATTGTAAACGCCGTCTTCACCCAGGCTGCACGCGCCCTGGGGCTTGCAGCGAACAATCTCACAACCCTGCCGAGACGAGTCGATCTCCGCACCCACTTCTCCCTGCATCCGGACACCCTGGCTCTCAGGGACGTGCACACGGTCATGGACGGACAAACACTGCGCGGCCAGGCAAGGGTCTCTGATTTTACCCGCCCCAGCATCACCTTCAAGGCCTTTGGAGATCACGTGAATATGGGCAGATATCTTCCCCCCGCCCCGGACACGGACAGAACGGCAGAACCGCCCGCATGGCTCAAAACCGCCCGGGTACGGGGAAGCTTCTCGGCCAACCGGATCACATTGGGATCACTGGTCGCGGACAATCCCCAAACCCTTGTCCGCGTCAACAAGGGCATCGTGCGCATCTATCCCCTCAAGGCAACCATCGCCAATGGCACCATGGAGGCCAATATCCGGGTCAACCTCAACGCCAGCCCGCCGACCTCCACCCTCAGAACCCATCTCAAGAACATTCAAATCCGCGACCTCGTTGATACGGACCAGCCGTCCACTGCCCTTCTCGGTGCCATGGACATGTTTTTCGATCTGACCTGGCAGGATGTTCCCTGGCGTCCCCATGTGGCAACCATGCACGGCCAGGCAACCATTGATGCGGTCAACGGCACCCTTGTCGGGGTACGCATTCCCGGCAGCAAGTCACCCTCCCCCCTCACCGAACGCATGGTCCCCCCTGGGGACATCATTCCCTTTTCCCTGCTTGCAGCCCGGTTCGATGTTGAAAGCGGGGTCATGAAGACCCGGCGTTTCACTCTCAAAAACCGATCCTTCACCCTGACCGGAAGGGGGACGTATGATCCTGGTACGGACGAACTTGGAGGCATCCTCTCCCTTGTCAACACAACATCCCGGCAAACCCTGCAATTGCAAGGCAGTCTGAACGAACCACGGCTGCGCAGGGTGCCAGCACCCTGA
- the cfa gene encoding cyclopropane fatty acyl phospholipid synthase — translation MRKAARHLVETMLEQAGVTPGGNAPWDIRIHDDRLYDRVLCDHNLGLGEAYVEGWWDCPRIDAFISRVLAARVTDRLSGNLKLLLKALPAYLFNNQTRRKAGKVARVHYNLGNDLFLAFLDSYLQYSCAYFQDTDDLEIAQRNKMDLICRKLELAPGDHVLDIGCGWGGLAKYMAEEYGCRVTGVNISDKQIEYARTWCRSLPVTIEKKDYRDVRGTFDKIVSVGMFEHVGAKNYRTFMRKVDSLLADKGIFLLHTIGGNAPNLRCDPWITTYIFPNGMLPAIGQIARACEGIFVVEDWHNIGPHYDPTLLAWHKRFIDHWDSLSSTYGQAFKRMWEYYLLSCAGAFRARDIQVWQVLMTRKGRTQPVCR, via the coding sequence ATGCGAAAAGCAGCCAGACACCTGGTGGAAACCATGCTTGAGCAGGCCGGTGTCACGCCCGGTGGCAACGCGCCCTGGGATATTCGCATTCATGACGACCGGCTCTACGATCGGGTCCTTTGCGACCATAATCTGGGGCTTGGCGAGGCGTATGTGGAAGGATGGTGGGATTGTCCCCGCATTGATGCGTTTATTTCCCGGGTGCTTGCGGCCCGGGTTACGGATCGACTCTCGGGCAACCTGAAGCTTTTGCTCAAGGCCCTGCCTGCCTACCTTTTCAACAACCAGACCAGACGCAAGGCTGGCAAGGTGGCCCGGGTACATTACAACCTGGGCAATGATCTGTTCCTTGCCTTTCTCGATTCCTACCTCCAGTACAGCTGCGCCTATTTCCAGGATACAGACGATCTGGAAATAGCCCAGCGCAACAAGATGGATCTCATCTGTCGCAAGCTTGAGCTTGCTCCCGGCGACCATGTCCTTGATATCGGGTGTGGCTGGGGCGGCCTGGCCAAGTATATGGCCGAGGAGTACGGGTGCCGGGTCACGGGTGTGAACATCTCGGACAAGCAGATCGAGTATGCGCGCACATGGTGCCGCTCCCTTCCCGTGACCATCGAGAAAAAGGACTATCGGGATGTGCGCGGGACCTTTGACAAAATCGTGTCCGTGGGCATGTTCGAGCATGTTGGGGCCAAGAACTACCGGACATTCATGCGCAAGGTGGACTCCCTGCTCGCGGACAAGGGTATCTTTCTTTTGCACACCATTGGCGGCAATGCCCCCAATCTGCGCTGTGATCCCTGGATCACCACCTATATCTTCCCCAATGGCATGCTCCCTGCCATCGGCCAGATAGCCCGGGCCTGCGAAGGAATCTTTGTGGTCGAGGACTGGCACAACATCGGCCCGCACTACGATCCCACCCTCTTGGCCTGGCACAAGCGGTTCATTGACCACTGGGACAGCCTGAGCTCGACATACGGCCAGGCCTTCAAGCGCATGTGGGAATACTATCTGCTCTCCTGTGCCGGGGCGTTTCGGGCACGGGATATCCAGGTCTGGCAGGTGCTCATGACCAGAAAGGGCCGTACCCAGCCCGTGTGCCGGTAG
- the aroL gene encoding shikimate kinase AroL: MKPFICKKFDVENPDETMVFGKTRHVVFDLAASNVFLVGLRGSGKTTLARKVADKLDASFVDTDSLVARKAGATIREIIEEKGWETFRKLETDVLRDVCSNRGQIVATGGGIVLAPENRDLLQKNGTTFYLMGNPPLLASRMEQDNATAEQRPPFSDNPLQEELSELLWEREPLYMMVAAHTLQAEKSVEDLVRDVIAALWPEKPERYRLEENT, from the coding sequence ATGAAACCATTTATCTGCAAAAAATTTGATGTTGAAAACCCCGACGAAACCATGGTCTTTGGCAAAACCCGACACGTGGTCTTTGACCTGGCCGCATCCAATGTGTTTCTGGTCGGCCTGCGGGGCAGCGGCAAGACCACCCTTGCCCGCAAGGTGGCTGACAAACTGGACGCATCCTTCGTGGATACGGACAGCCTTGTTGCCCGGAAAGCGGGCGCAACCATCCGGGAAATCATCGAGGAAAAGGGGTGGGAAACGTTCAGAAAGCTTGAAACAGATGTCCTGCGTGACGTCTGTTCCAACAGGGGGCAGATAGTGGCCACAGGAGGTGGAATCGTGCTCGCACCGGAAAACCGCGATCTTCTCCAGAAAAACGGGACCACCTTCTACCTCATGGGCAATCCCCCGCTCCTGGCAAGCCGCATGGAGCAGGACAACGCAACAGCAGAACAACGCCCCCCATTCAGTGACAATCCGCTGCAAGAAGAACTAAGCGAACTTCTCTGGGAACGCGAACCCCTGTACATGATGGTGGCCGCCCACACCCTGCAGGCAGAAAAATCCGTGGAGGATCTGGTCAGGGATGTGATCGCCGCCCTCTGGCCTGAAAAGCCCGAACGGTACAGACTTGAAGAGAATACATGA
- a CDS encoding MFS transporter: protein MSILSDSVSFRRVLMVAGGHFVHDVYSSFLAPFLPLIIARSSISMTLAGLLTVFFRSSSLANPFLGILADRRDLRVYFAAAPAVTAMIMSSLGLSTSYPLICLMLLVAGVSASLYHVLGPVFVARFSGYRVGRGMSVWMVAGELGRSVGPVVAAGAVGLFGFEGMWGIMVFGMVASILLYQQIRTVPVVRHDHGPRPSVMATWRELRFVMLPMSGLLASRAFLTGTLAGFLPTYMVMDKGYTVVMGGMALALFELVGTAGSLLGGSLSDIIGRKKVLYAGMVLGPAWLLVLVRAHGWAITPCLVGIGLFVFACSPVLLATVQDHAGKNRGAANGLYMGLNFGITSLILLLVGWGVDRFGFDATLSGCAVLSWVSLPCIWALPEKGKTDAGDGAEA, encoded by the coding sequence ATGTCGATTTTGTCTGACAGTGTATCCTTTCGTCGGGTCCTGATGGTTGCTGGAGGGCATTTTGTTCATGATGTCTATTCGAGTTTTCTGGCCCCGTTTCTTCCCCTGATCATTGCCAGGTCCTCCATTTCCATGACCCTGGCAGGGCTTTTGACCGTTTTTTTCAGATCCAGTTCCCTGGCCAATCCCTTTCTGGGCATTCTGGCGGACCGCCGGGATCTGCGGGTTTATTTTGCGGCCGCGCCGGCTGTCACGGCCATGATCATGTCCAGCCTGGGGCTGAGCACGAGCTATCCTCTCATCTGTCTCATGCTGCTTGTGGCCGGGGTGAGCGCGTCCCTGTATCATGTGCTGGGACCCGTGTTTGTGGCCCGGTTTTCCGGGTATCGGGTCGGGCGGGGCATGAGTGTGTGGATGGTGGCTGGTGAACTGGGGCGCAGTGTGGGTCCGGTGGTGGCGGCCGGTGCCGTGGGCCTGTTCGGGTTTGAGGGCATGTGGGGCATCATGGTTTTTGGTATGGTTGCCTCAATCCTTTTATACCAGCAGATCCGCACGGTGCCCGTTGTCAGGCATGATCACGGGCCACGGCCTTCGGTCATGGCGACCTGGCGCGAGCTGCGGTTTGTCATGCTCCCCATGAGCGGTCTTCTGGCCTCAAGGGCCTTTTTGACCGGTACCCTTGCCGGATTTCTACCCACGTACATGGTCATGGACAAGGGATACACGGTGGTCATGGGCGGCATGGCCCTGGCGCTGTTCGAGCTGGTGGGAACGGCTGGTTCGCTTTTGGGAGGCTCCCTGAGCGATATCATTGGCCGCAAGAAGGTCCTTTATGCGGGGATGGTTCTTGGTCCGGCGTGGCTGCTTGTGTTGGTGAGGGCCCATGGATGGGCAATCACGCCGTGTCTGGTGGGTATCGGTCTTTTTGTATTTGCCTGCTCGCCGGTCCTTTTGGCCACGGTCCAGGATCATGCCGGAAAGAATCGGGGGGCGGCCAACGGGTTGTATATGGGACTCAATTTCGGGATCACGTCCCTGATCCTTTTGCTGGTGGGCTGGGGCGTGGACCGGTTCGGCTTTGATGCTACCTTAAGCGGGTGTGCAGTGCTTTCCTGGGTCAGTCTGCCCTGTATTTGGGCGCTGCCGGAAAAGGGAAAAACAGACGCCGGTGACGGGGCAGAGGCGTAA